A DNA window from Bdellovibrio sp. BCCA contains the following coding sequences:
- a CDS encoding cation diffusion facilitator family transporter yields the protein MANYVTSSDTIRNRAAWISALASFTIFGLKLGAYKITGSTAVLSDALESIVNVIASLVALFVIRFASQPADHEHPYGHGKAESFSSAFEGGMIFFAAIMIIGEAVKALINHEPTQQLEMGLLIVGGAALVNLALGLYLKRVGKTHHSEALRASGAHVISDVLTTAGVMVGLGLVMLTGLQWLDPVVAILVGLQLAYSGYTIVRSSLGILMDEQDEDILENLAEALRKNRVPGIIDIHHLRTIRSGRFHHVDAHMVVPEYWDVTHAHEVTHAFENRVVADYDFDGELAFHLDPCKKSYCSACDVENCPIRLQPFKEGHPFTVKSLTGGPHPTNQVAYDKSGSSQKN from the coding sequence ATGGCAAACTACGTGACATCTTCAGATACCATTCGCAATCGTGCCGCGTGGATTTCAGCGCTGGCAAGTTTCACTATTTTTGGTTTGAAGCTGGGAGCCTATAAAATCACAGGATCAACCGCAGTCCTTTCCGATGCGCTTGAAAGTATCGTGAATGTGATCGCTTCTTTGGTGGCTTTGTTTGTCATTCGTTTTGCATCTCAACCTGCCGATCACGAACATCCTTATGGACACGGAAAAGCAGAATCATTTTCTTCCGCATTTGAAGGCGGGATGATTTTCTTCGCGGCCATCATGATTATTGGCGAGGCGGTCAAAGCTTTAATCAATCACGAGCCTACTCAGCAACTGGAAATGGGTTTGTTGATTGTTGGGGGAGCGGCTTTGGTCAATCTGGCTTTAGGATTGTATCTCAAACGTGTAGGTAAGACTCATCACTCTGAAGCATTAAGAGCTAGCGGTGCGCATGTTATTTCTGACGTTCTCACCACAGCAGGAGTCATGGTGGGCTTGGGACTTGTGATGCTCACAGGGCTTCAGTGGCTCGATCCCGTGGTGGCGATTCTTGTCGGTCTTCAGTTGGCGTATTCAGGATACACCATCGTTCGTTCGTCTTTGGGAATCTTAATGGATGAACAAGATGAGGATATCTTAGAAAATTTGGCGGAAGCTTTAAGAAAGAATCGCGTACCGGGCATCATTGACATTCATCACCTAAGAACAATTCGTTCGGGTCGTTTTCATCATGTGGATGCGCACATGGTGGTGCCTGAATATTGGGATGTAACTCATGCTCACGAAGTGACTCATGCGTTTGAAAACCGAGTGGTTGCCGACTATGATTTTGATGGAGAGTTGGCTTTTCATCTCGACCCCTGTAAAAAATCCTACTGTTCAGCTTGTGACGTCGAAAATTGCCCTATCCGTTTGCAGCCCTTTAAGGAAGGTCATCCTTTCACGGTGAAAAGCTTGACCGGCGGGCCGCACCCGACTAATCAGGTGGCCTATGACAAGTCCGGTTCCTCGCAGAAGAATTAA
- the trmB gene encoding tRNA (guanine(46)-N(7))-methyltransferase TrmB, which translates to MTSPVPRRRINITKDLPKQNAYTLALNGEYSHVAFDELRAPNNKGKWRSDVFKADSALPMDVEVGTGNGTYFAHHAQTHANRLLVGLELKYKPLIQTIRRAVTAGCKNAAIARFHAFNIDELFNEGEIDNVYIHFPDPWTSPKKPKNRFVCKQNLDVLHRLQKPGSFINFKTDSLDYFLWAMDEIRESKYKIIFETQDLHNSEMKAQNFETAFEKIFMREGIKINMVRLQKV; encoded by the coding sequence ATGACAAGTCCGGTTCCTCGCAGAAGAATTAATATTACGAAAGACCTACCTAAACAAAATGCTTACACGTTGGCATTGAACGGTGAGTATTCTCACGTTGCATTCGATGAGCTTCGTGCTCCCAACAACAAAGGCAAATGGCGTTCAGATGTTTTTAAAGCAGATAGCGCTTTGCCGATGGATGTGGAAGTGGGAACGGGCAACGGAACTTATTTTGCGCATCACGCACAAACTCATGCAAATCGTTTGCTTGTGGGATTGGAGCTTAAGTACAAGCCTTTGATTCAAACAATCCGTCGTGCTGTAACGGCAGGCTGCAAGAACGCCGCGATTGCGCGTTTTCACGCTTTCAACATCGACGAGCTTTTTAACGAAGGTGAAATCGACAACGTTTACATTCATTTCCCGGATCCATGGACGTCGCCGAAGAAACCTAAAAATCGTTTCGTGTGTAAGCAGAATTTAGATGTTTTGCATCGCTTGCAAAAGCCAGGTTCTTTTATCAACTTCAAGACAGATTCTTTGGATTATTTCTTGTGGGCGATGGATGAAATCCGCGAATCCAAGTACAAAATTATTTTTGAGACGCAGGATTTGCACAATTCAGAAATGAAAGCACAAAACTTTGAAACGGCTTTCGAAAAGATCTTTATGCGCGAAGGCATTAAGATCAACATGGTCCGTTTGCAAAAAGTGTAA
- a CDS encoding PilZ domain-containing protein, which produces MAGYYLTTGKLKLGPLSEKDILSGVRSGKISLFDMILNNQTNEWMMLIQHPDFSDLEGPSEAQNNKEQEGHFAVGLISDDLSEETQASSFVTPENFPILTPVYWYEKERSSQRLKYLEVLSLIHSQKLTEQSLLSKTPHGPWQKIIDWEEFSPKSLENYKKISDEKLPDVHIRRKSPRFACGKVFVSIGKNGGFQVFCPDISRTGMAFIVRSAKCDLNENLHLKFQETLTDNKSDARGIVVSVRKVKLPGSDSIYIRYGVRFTHLSESGRKFIEEMAKQTALP; this is translated from the coding sequence GTGGCTGGCTATTATCTTACGACGGGAAAATTAAAACTGGGTCCTCTCTCTGAAAAGGACATTCTTTCTGGAGTTCGCTCTGGAAAAATCAGTTTGTTCGACATGATTCTTAACAATCAAACGAATGAATGGATGATGCTTATTCAACATCCGGATTTTTCAGATTTAGAAGGCCCTTCTGAAGCACAAAACAACAAAGAACAAGAAGGCCACTTCGCGGTGGGCTTGATCTCGGATGATTTGAGTGAAGAAACTCAAGCGTCTTCCTTCGTGACTCCAGAGAATTTTCCGATTCTCACACCCGTTTATTGGTATGAAAAAGAACGCTCCAGTCAGCGTTTGAAATACTTGGAAGTGTTGTCTTTGATTCACTCGCAAAAACTGACAGAGCAAAGTCTTCTTTCAAAAACACCGCACGGTCCTTGGCAAAAAATCATCGATTGGGAAGAGTTTTCTCCGAAGTCTTTAGAGAATTACAAAAAGATTTCAGATGAAAAACTTCCTGATGTCCATATTCGCAGAAAATCACCGCGCTTTGCTTGCGGAAAAGTTTTTGTCTCCATTGGGAAAAACGGCGGTTTCCAGGTTTTCTGCCCGGACATTTCAAGAACCGGCATGGCATTCATTGTTCGCTCTGCCAAATGTGATTTAAATGAAAATCTGCATTTAAAATTCCAGGAAACTCTCACGGATAATAAATCCGATGCCCGCGGCATTGTGGTTTCCGTGCGTAAAGTAAAACTCCCCGGCTCGGACAGCATTTACATCCGCTACGGTGTTCGTTTCACTCATTTGTCAGAATCTGGAAGAAAATTTATCGAGGAAATGGCAAAGCAGACCGCTTTGCCATAA
- a CDS encoding 2Fe-2S iron-sulfur cluster-binding protein, producing MPFISFKKNRPPYEVSHGANLMKSLLDAGLPVASSCDGDGVCAKCKIIIVEGGENLSGENETEVFLKETNNIPSGMRISCQTEVFGDVTVDATYW from the coding sequence ATGCCTTTTATTTCGTTTAAAAAGAATCGACCACCCTATGAGGTTTCCCACGGTGCAAACCTGATGAAGTCTCTGCTTGATGCAGGCCTTCCTGTTGCTTCAAGCTGTGACGGCGATGGCGTTTGCGCTAAATGCAAAATCATCATCGTAGAGGGTGGAGAAAACTTATCGGGAGAGAACGAGACGGAAGTTTTCCTCAAGGAAACCAATAATATTCCATCGGGCATGCGCATTAGTTGCCAAACCGAAGTCTTTGGCGATGTCACGGTGGATGCGACTTACTGGTAG
- the trxB gene encoding thioredoxin-disulfide reductase: MTQDQKVENVIIIGSGPAGLTSAVYTSRANLEPLMIEGEEAGGQLMTTTEVENFPGFEHGITGPDLITVMRKQAERFGTRFLTRNVTKVDFSQRPFKIWVGDKLHLAKAVIISTGASAKYLGLPSEKQYANRGVSACATCDGAFFRNQEIGVVGGGDTAMEEAQFLTRFASKVYLLHRRDHFRASKIMAERVMKNPKIEILWNTEVAEVLGDGKSMTGAKIKSTVTGAVKELPITGLFLAIGHKPNTDLFKGMLDMNETGYLVTQPNTTYTNIPGVFAAGDVQDHVYRQAITAAGTGCMAAIDAERWLEAQASH, from the coding sequence ATGACACAAGATCAAAAAGTAGAAAACGTTATCATCATCGGTTCTGGCCCTGCAGGTCTGACATCTGCAGTTTACACTTCTCGCGCGAACCTTGAGCCGCTCATGATCGAAGGTGAAGAAGCCGGCGGTCAGTTGATGACCACAACAGAAGTTGAAAACTTCCCTGGCTTTGAACACGGAATCACAGGACCTGATTTGATCACTGTGATGAGAAAACAAGCCGAGAGATTTGGAACCCGCTTCCTCACTCGCAACGTGACGAAAGTGGATTTCTCTCAACGTCCTTTCAAAATTTGGGTGGGCGACAAATTGCATTTGGCCAAAGCCGTGATCATTTCAACAGGTGCGAGTGCAAAATACTTGGGTCTTCCTTCTGAGAAACAATACGCGAACCGCGGTGTTTCTGCGTGTGCGACTTGTGATGGCGCTTTCTTCCGCAATCAAGAAATCGGCGTTGTCGGTGGCGGTGATACAGCGATGGAAGAAGCTCAATTCCTGACTCGTTTTGCTTCGAAAGTTTACTTGCTGCACAGACGCGACCATTTCCGCGCTTCTAAAATCATGGCAGAGCGTGTGATGAAAAATCCAAAAATTGAAATCTTGTGGAATACCGAAGTGGCTGAAGTTTTGGGTGACGGTAAGAGCATGACAGGTGCCAAAATCAAAAGCACGGTCACTGGAGCTGTCAAAGAACTTCCCATCACGGGCTTATTCCTAGCCATTGGACATAAGCCTAATACGGACCTGTTTAAAGGAATGTTGGATATGAATGAGACAGGCTATTTGGTAACTCAACCAAATACCACTTATACTAATATTCCAGGTGTCTTTGCGGCGGGAGACGTGCAAGATCATGTATATCGTCAAGCGATCACAGCGGCGGGTACAGGTTGCATGGCAGCCATTGATGCTGAAAGATGGCTTGAGGCTCAAGCTTCTCACTAA
- a CDS encoding response regulator translates to MKDKKINTKDLIEKIEKMTKARIASQDVVSLDSFREAKKKLDPKVILVIEDDETMRLAMKRILESEGYVTKLAADGTELSTALDDHPVDLILMDVGLPWVNGFELAQLLKDHKDLKKIPLVFVSGKASEDDMKKAFEIGADDYIKKPFDVEKLKKTVHTLLKLNE, encoded by the coding sequence ATGAAGGATAAAAAGATCAACACCAAGGATTTAATCGAGAAGATCGAAAAGATGACGAAGGCGCGCATCGCGAGCCAAGACGTGGTCTCTTTAGATTCTTTTCGTGAAGCAAAAAAGAAACTCGATCCCAAAGTTATTCTGGTCATTGAAGATGACGAGACAATGCGTTTGGCGATGAAGAGAATCCTTGAAAGCGAAGGTTATGTGACGAAGCTCGCAGCAGACGGCACGGAACTTTCAACAGCTTTGGATGATCATCCGGTGGATCTTATTTTGATGGACGTTGGCCTTCCTTGGGTGAACGGTTTTGAACTTGCGCAGCTTTTAAAAGATCACAAAGACCTTAAGAAAATTCCGTTGGTTTTCGTTTCTGGAAAAGCATCCGAAGACGACATGAAAAAGGCGTTCGAGATTGGGGCCGATGACTATATCAAAAAACCTTTCGACGTTGAAAAGCTTAAGAAGACAGTTCACACACTTTTAAAGTTGAACGAATAA
- a CDS encoding S8 family peptidase, translating to MRRISKKAQALCVLFVVSLTTGVFFTNCAENGFKVSGDPKTADPFLDMAWHISNTAQKVFSADSGESGNDLNLLQTWLSGISGKGIKILISDDGVEDTHEDLKANYLYTGVSKDYTKSSPYLASSSPPKATDDNHGTAVAGLAAAAAANGKGSKGVAFEASLVSANFLSSAVTQTEPTLVDQAGGAFDIFSMSWGSAQNSLITPVASFQSQMRSGALSGRSGKGAIYVKSAGNDFMVYCKGSTSEYCTGNANFDSDNSTPYTILTAALNASGYAASYSSPGSNVWISSFGGEFGDDSPAMITTDRMGCTKGFSTSTISGKLEFERGGLGNTNCNYTATFNGTSAAAPVLSGSIALLLQANPNLSWRDVKYILAKTAVPVHYTTSGSIAHPKPSEPIPSGAVWEQVWVQNGAGFKFHNWYGFGRVNVDAAVAMARSYTSPFNAYVETNWVDDRSGLNLGIPDNSATGASDTMFVNTNIKIESVQLRVWVTHTNIANLALELTSPSGTKSIVINMNNALRNVANYQGEVFLTNAFYRENSQGNWTVKVIDGTATHTGTLTRWSLNFTGSN from the coding sequence ATGAGAAGAATTAGTAAAAAGGCTCAAGCTTTATGTGTGTTGTTTGTGGTGAGTCTCACCACAGGGGTCTTCTTCACGAACTGTGCGGAAAACGGATTTAAAGTTTCAGGCGATCCTAAGACGGCCGATCCGTTTTTAGATATGGCTTGGCATATCAGCAACACCGCCCAGAAAGTTTTTTCAGCGGATTCAGGTGAATCAGGAAATGATTTAAACCTTCTACAAACGTGGCTCAGTGGTATCAGCGGTAAAGGAATTAAGATTTTAATTTCTGATGATGGCGTAGAAGACACGCATGAAGATTTGAAAGCGAATTATCTTTATACGGGTGTTTCGAAAGATTATACAAAGAGCTCTCCGTATCTTGCGAGTTCTTCTCCACCGAAAGCCACTGATGACAACCATGGGACGGCGGTGGCGGGTCTTGCTGCAGCGGCGGCCGCGAATGGCAAAGGTAGTAAAGGTGTTGCGTTTGAAGCGTCTTTGGTTTCCGCAAATTTCTTGTCCTCTGCAGTAACCCAAACAGAACCCACCTTGGTGGACCAAGCCGGTGGAGCTTTTGATATTTTCAGTATGAGCTGGGGATCGGCACAAAACAGTTTGATCACTCCAGTGGCGTCATTTCAGTCACAAATGCGTTCGGGAGCTTTGAGTGGTCGTTCTGGAAAAGGGGCGATCTATGTTAAGTCTGCGGGCAATGACTTTATGGTTTATTGCAAAGGTTCGACGTCTGAATACTGCACGGGGAACGCCAATTTCGATTCGGACAATAGCACGCCTTATACAATTTTAACGGCGGCGTTGAATGCATCTGGTTATGCTGCAAGTTACTCTTCGCCAGGATCTAACGTGTGGATTTCTTCTTTCGGCGGAGAATTTGGCGACGACTCGCCTGCGATGATCACAACGGATCGCATGGGATGTACAAAAGGTTTTTCAACTTCAACGATTTCAGGAAAGTTAGAGTTTGAACGTGGAGGGTTGGGAAACACCAATTGCAATTACACGGCGACATTCAACGGAACTTCCGCAGCAGCACCAGTGTTGAGTGGCTCTATTGCTCTTTTGCTACAAGCCAATCCAAACTTAAGCTGGCGTGATGTAAAATATATTTTGGCAAAAACGGCGGTTCCAGTTCATTACACGACGTCAGGTTCTATTGCTCATCCCAAGCCGTCAGAGCCCATTCCGTCTGGCGCTGTGTGGGAACAAGTCTGGGTGCAAAACGGAGCCGGTTTTAAATTTCACAACTGGTATGGTTTTGGCCGAGTGAATGTGGATGCCGCTGTGGCGATGGCGAGGTCTTATACATCTCCGTTTAACGCTTACGTTGAAACAAACTGGGTGGATGATCGAAGCGGGTTGAACCTAGGTATTCCGGATAACAGTGCCACAGGTGCTTCAGACACCATGTTTGTAAATACGAATATCAAAATTGAATCTGTGCAGCTTCGCGTGTGGGTGACACACACAAATATTGCAAATCTGGCGCTGGAACTGACGTCACCAAGCGGTACAAAAAGTATTGTGATTAACATGAACAATGCCCTTCGCAATGTTGCGAATTATCAGGGCGAAGTTTTCTTAACGAATGCCTTTTATCGAGAGAATTCTCAAGGCAATTGGACTGTGAAAGTCATCGACGGTACGGCCACCCATACAGGAACGCTCACTAGGTGGTCTTTAAATTTCACCGGAAGCAATTAA
- a CDS encoding PilZ domain-containing protein, with product MKTQGKVWIIYDAETKTQTKPMSVVQAQVALLSLADKNPGKYFLWTPGWEEWVCVREFLESDQKYFVMAQPPKPMEPSGLPQDTLTATQNAPATNNPDSPYTQVVVGDAPIKHQEIGGYHVKDFNGDELDLSKIKKVKPEATKKKSSEAAPKEEPSGADRRRDPRHNFKIEVVLVSKIRSFRTHSKNISLSGTMLEDEIPRDFLNKPFDLIIVNPFEADPSKARLLFRAKIVGDMTDPRRLMFIEQDVAMTLRLDALLKAYVAYQDQVRRSAG from the coding sequence ATGAAAACACAGGGAAAAGTTTGGATTATCTACGATGCTGAGACAAAAACGCAGACGAAACCTATGTCTGTCGTTCAAGCTCAGGTCGCCTTGCTTTCTCTGGCTGATAAAAATCCCGGGAAATACTTTCTTTGGACTCCGGGTTGGGAAGAATGGGTTTGCGTTCGCGAATTCCTGGAATCCGATCAAAAATATTTCGTGATGGCTCAACCGCCAAAACCGATGGAGCCAAGCGGTCTTCCTCAAGACACTTTGACAGCGACACAAAATGCTCCTGCAACTAACAATCCGGACAGTCCTTACACGCAAGTCGTTGTGGGCGATGCACCGATCAAACATCAAGAAATCGGTGGTTATCATGTGAAGGATTTTAACGGCGACGAGCTGGATCTTTCGAAAATCAAAAAAGTAAAACCGGAAGCCACGAAGAAAAAATCATCTGAGGCTGCTCCGAAAGAAGAACCAAGTGGAGCCGACCGTCGCCGCGATCCACGTCACAACTTCAAAATTGAAGTCGTTCTGGTTTCTAAGATTCGTTCTTTCCGCACGCATTCAAAAAATATTTCTTTAAGCGGAACCATGCTTGAAGACGAAATCCCTCGAGACTTTTTAAACAAGCCTTTTGACTTGATCATCGTGAATCCTTTTGAAGCCGATCCATCGAAAGCGCGTCTGCTTTTCAGAGCGAAGATCGTCGGCGACATGACCGATCCGCGCCGCCTGATGTTCATCGAGCAAGACGTTGCCATGACTCTACGTCTAGACGCACTTTTGAAAGCGTACGTCGCTTACCAAGATCAAGTGCGCCGAAGCGCCGGCTAG
- a CDS encoding ABC transporter ATP-binding protein: protein MSTPLLKVENVTKSFPIYGGVFSREVAAVKAVQGVSFELNKGETLGLVGESGCGKSTLGRCLIRLHDTTSGNIIYNGKDITHIQGEELRDMRKKMQIIFQDPFASLNPRMTIGSILEEPLIIHNLHRSAKDRQDRIHELIDLVGLRREHLNRYPHEFSGGQRQRVGIARALAVNPELIVCDEPVSALDVSIQAQVINLLMELQQKLGLTYIFIAHDLKVVEHVSTKVAVMYLGKIVEMAEAEELYRNPKHPYTKALMSAIPVPDPRRKDERIILTGDVPSPINPPTGCHFHPRCPMAIEECKTIVPPLEEKSKDHIAACIRV from the coding sequence ATGAGCACTCCTCTTTTGAAAGTCGAAAACGTTACGAAGAGCTTTCCTATTTACGGTGGAGTTTTCAGCCGTGAAGTGGCTGCTGTTAAGGCAGTTCAAGGTGTGTCTTTCGAATTGAACAAAGGTGAAACTTTGGGCCTTGTGGGTGAGTCCGGTTGCGGTAAATCCACTTTAGGTCGTTGCTTGATTCGTCTTCACGATACGACTTCCGGAAATATTATTTACAACGGCAAAGACATCACGCACATCCAAGGCGAAGAGCTTCGTGACATGCGTAAAAAAATGCAAATCATCTTCCAAGATCCGTTTGCCTCTTTGAATCCGCGCATGACTATCGGTTCAATTCTTGAAGAGCCTCTTATCATTCACAATCTTCATCGCTCGGCGAAAGATCGCCAAGATCGTATTCATGAATTGATCGACCTTGTGGGACTTCGCCGTGAACACTTGAATCGTTATCCGCATGAGTTTTCAGGTGGCCAACGTCAACGTGTAGGTATCGCGCGCGCTTTGGCCGTGAACCCAGAGTTGATTGTATGTGACGAACCTGTTTCTGCTTTGGACGTTTCTATCCAAGCTCAGGTTATTAATTTGTTGATGGAGCTCCAACAAAAGTTGGGTCTGACTTACATCTTTATCGCCCATGACTTAAAAGTCGTTGAACACGTTTCAACTAAAGTGGCGGTGATGTACTTGGGTAAAATCGTTGAGATGGCGGAGGCGGAAGAGCTTTACCGCAATCCGAAACATCCCTATACGAAAGCCCTGATGTCGGCGATCCCAGTTCCAGATCCTCGCCGTAAAGACGAGCGTATCATTTTGACTGGCGACGTTCCTTCACCAATCAATCCTCCGACAGGTTGCCACTTCCACCCTCGTTGCCCTATGGCGATTGAAGAGTGCAAGACGATCGTCCCGCCTTTGGAAGAAAAATCCAAAGACCACATCGCAGCCTGCATTCGAGTGTAA
- a CDS encoding ABC transporter ATP-binding protein — protein sequence MSDLLLEVQNLKTGFKTDDGAFTAVDDVSFSVKKGQTLGIVGESGCGKSVTSLSVMRLIQKPGNIQSGKVLFKGKDLLQLSDDKMREIRGNEIAMIFQEPMTSLNPVYTIGDQIEEAILLHQKDLNKQQARERAIEMLRKVGIPAPEKRFHEYPHQLSGGMRQRVMIAMAISCNPELLIADEPTTALDVTIQAQILDLMRKLQKDFGAGMILITHDLGVVAEMCQEVAVMYAGRIVEFGTVEDIFYRPKHPYTKGLLDSIPHFETGHKLEELKTIKGMVPSLYNLPKGCRFADRCPYAQDDCRAAYPNLENLRGLHKVACYHPLSEEVQK from the coding sequence GTGAGCGATCTTCTTTTAGAGGTTCAAAATCTTAAAACGGGCTTTAAAACCGACGACGGCGCTTTTACGGCTGTTGACGACGTAAGCTTCTCTGTTAAAAAAGGCCAAACTCTTGGAATCGTTGGAGAATCTGGTTGCGGCAAATCCGTAACGTCTCTTTCGGTGATGCGTTTGATCCAAAAGCCTGGGAATATCCAATCCGGCAAGGTTCTCTTCAAAGGCAAAGACCTTCTCCAACTGTCCGATGATAAAATGAGAGAAATTCGCGGTAACGAAATCGCGATGATTTTCCAAGAGCCAATGACTTCTTTGAATCCGGTTTACACCATCGGTGATCAGATCGAAGAAGCTATTTTGCTTCACCAAAAAGATCTTAACAAACAGCAAGCTCGCGAGCGCGCGATTGAAATGCTTCGCAAAGTAGGTATCCCTGCTCCTGAAAAGCGTTTCCACGAATATCCGCACCAACTTTCGGGCGGCATGAGACAGCGTGTGATGATCGCAATGGCGATCAGCTGCAATCCGGAACTTTTGATTGCCGATGAGCCCACAACAGCTTTGGACGTAACAATCCAAGCGCAGATTTTGGATTTGATGCGCAAGTTGCAAAAAGACTTCGGCGCGGGAATGATTTTGATTACGCATGACCTTGGCGTCGTCGCAGAGATGTGCCAGGAAGTTGCCGTGATGTATGCGGGCCGTATTGTTGAGTTCGGAACTGTAGAAGATATTTTCTATCGTCCAAAACATCCGTACACAAAAGGTCTTTTGGATTCTATTCCACACTTTGAAACAGGTCACAAGCTTGAAGAGCTTAAAACTATCAAAGGCATGGTTCCAAGTCTGTACAACCTTCCTAAAGGTTGCCGATTTGCCGATCGTTGCCCTTATGCTCAAGACGACTGCCGTGCTGCTTACCCGAACCTTGAAAATCTTCGCGGTCTTCACAAAGTGGCTTGCTATCACCCGTTGAGTGAAGAGGTACAAAAATAA
- a CDS encoding HAD family hydrolase, whose translation MNPLLVFDLDGTLIDSAPDIVVAVNRTLKNHGKKILSDEIIISHIGEGLKKLIADLFMGDNLEPAQITELEMEFLRIYESEMFNRTQIFPGVEDFLGSYQGPMAIITNKNERPAKAILKHLGLDRFPWMNVFGADTLEERKPSPLPLQTMMKLVGHTPENTFMIGDGVPDVLSALRADVPSIAIEFGYTSMELLQKYEPRGVLSHYRELPELLQKLSQKR comes from the coding sequence ATGAACCCACTTCTTGTTTTCGATCTCGATGGCACTTTGATTGATTCGGCTCCGGATATCGTTGTGGCGGTGAACCGTACTCTGAAAAATCACGGCAAAAAAATTCTGAGCGACGAAATTATTATTTCTCATATTGGTGAAGGTCTTAAAAAACTCATCGCCGATCTTTTTATGGGAGACAACCTCGAGCCTGCGCAAATCACCGAACTTGAAATGGAGTTTCTTCGTATTTATGAGTCTGAGATGTTCAATCGGACTCAGATTTTTCCCGGTGTCGAAGACTTCCTGGGAAGTTACCAGGGCCCGATGGCCATTATTACCAACAAAAATGAAAGACCCGCTAAAGCGATTCTCAAACATCTTGGCTTGGATCGCTTCCCTTGGATGAATGTCTTTGGCGCCGACACCTTGGAAGAGCGCAAACCCAGTCCCTTGCCTCTACAAACGATGATGAAGCTTGTGGGGCATACTCCCGAGAATACTTTTATGATTGGCGACGGAGTTCCTGACGTTCTTTCAGCTCTGCGCGCGGATGTTCCGTCAATTGCGATTGAATTCGGATACACTTCCATGGAACTTCTTCAAAAATATGAGCCACGAGGAGTTTTGAGTCACTATCGAGAGCTTCCTGAACTCCTTCAGAAACTCTCTCAGAAAAGATGA
- a CDS encoding ACP S-malonyltransferase, producing the protein MIAFIFPGLNALLRKVDRNRFTHLPEVQEHFARAEKVIAERFGQHISFKEFLNLPAEEIYALKNISLAAVAICCIQVGVALRLRKQIGDPHWVMGCSLGDLARAVFAECYSFEDAVYNHIWFTQKIDGIDKIGRNIGVLAPRGQNFTAADYQWFEEICVDVSCLTPRFLNIGGRYKDLLKVEERAKEKDWNVIDILNYPVHSRYILPYVQAVASEFATVHTDTPRVPVFSSVSAQALEDPDVIKAEFLLCITQAVQWSKAIQCLVKEKGVTRFINIGPCKSLTGLMKDIPVTVETYEASDLLLQSVDLEIVQ; encoded by the coding sequence ATGATTGCTTTTATTTTTCCCGGACTTAATGCCTTACTTAGAAAGGTAGATCGAAATCGTTTTACTCACCTTCCTGAAGTGCAAGAACACTTCGCAAGAGCTGAAAAAGTGATCGCCGAACGCTTCGGCCAACACATCAGCTTCAAAGAATTTCTCAATCTTCCTGCCGAAGAAATCTATGCATTAAAAAATATCAGTCTTGCCGCCGTCGCTATTTGTTGCATTCAAGTCGGCGTGGCCCTTCGCTTAAGAAAACAAATCGGCGATCCGCATTGGGTGATGGGTTGCTCATTGGGTGATTTAGCACGCGCCGTATTTGCAGAGTGCTACAGCTTTGAAGACGCGGTCTACAATCACATCTGGTTCACACAAAAAATCGATGGCATTGATAAGATCGGACGAAATATCGGAGTGCTTGCGCCGCGAGGGCAAAACTTTACCGCCGCCGACTATCAATGGTTTGAAGAAATCTGTGTCGACGTATCTTGCCTGACTCCCCGCTTTTTGAATATTGGCGGCCGCTACAAAGACCTTTTAAAAGTCGAAGAACGAGCGAAAGAAAAAGATTGGAACGTTATTGATATTCTCAACTATCCCGTCCATTCGCGCTACATTCTGCCTTACGTGCAGGCCGTCGCCAGCGAATTTGCAACGGTGCACACTGACACTCCCCGCGTGCCGGTTTTTTCAAGCGTGAGCGCGCAAGCCCTGGAAGACCCTGATGTGATTAAAGCGGAGTTCTTACTTTGCATCACTCAAGCCGTTCAGTGGTCCAAAGCGATTCAATGCCTTGTAAAAGAAAAAGGTGTCACTCGGTTTATCAATATAGGCCCTTGCAAAAGTCTCACAGGTCTTATGAAAGACATCCCTGTGACAGTCGAGACCTACGAAGCCTCGGACCTGCTCTTGCAATCGGTCGATTTAGAGATTGTCCAATAA